A section of the Rhizobium sp. Pop5 genome encodes:
- a CDS encoding ATP-binding protein → MNIEAKTNANHIAAATPSSPLAAAQRRFHTEAFETDGERVAASKLPKAQRQWMIDNLIVKYAVFNNGFDMLKSNHVPVEDGDHGRGTVGAMLGTSRTGKSAICRYYAAQFPATYDDEGEIFPVVHMTASVRMTQTEFAHELNRLTACRHTSMKGGVGAYVSNALLRLLTVRTQLLIIDDAQYMFYDRPDNGAAMFKLVKTIVDYSELAVMLVGEERIADYVYSIDAFENRSFNADVLQCLSASADDLLRFSKLLGSIDRRLPFANLSGLDEKYPAEHLYRYSKGQIGRVMNIIRPAAYLALNDGSSQNPCRASSEGSRQAREARGRLLLLWVPSPCSMIVSVLIESFRGGGCGPDSARKSARTSLGSSPTTPNVQPPFTPLIAVSTAAIARKCWKPFCSFLSQTRRRRTS, encoded by the coding sequence ATGAATATCGAAGCGAAAACCAATGCAAACCACATCGCGGCCGCCACCCCGTCATCGCCGCTCGCCGCGGCCCAACGGCGCTTCCACACCGAGGCTTTCGAAACCGATGGCGAGCGCGTAGCTGCCAGCAAGCTTCCGAAGGCGCAACGCCAATGGATGATCGACAACCTGATCGTCAAATACGCCGTCTTCAACAATGGGTTCGACATGCTGAAGTCGAACCACGTGCCCGTCGAGGACGGAGACCACGGCCGAGGCACCGTTGGGGCGATGCTGGGCACGTCGCGCACAGGAAAGTCCGCGATCTGCCGCTACTACGCGGCGCAGTTTCCAGCAACCTATGACGACGAAGGCGAAATCTTCCCGGTCGTCCATATGACCGCCAGCGTTCGAATGACGCAGACGGAATTCGCCCACGAACTCAACCGACTGACCGCATGCCGCCACACCAGCATGAAGGGGGGCGTCGGAGCGTACGTGAGCAACGCCCTCCTCCGGCTGCTCACCGTACGCACGCAGCTCCTCATCATCGACGATGCGCAATACATGTTTTACGACCGCCCGGACAACGGTGCTGCCATGTTCAAGCTCGTGAAAACGATCGTCGACTACAGCGAGCTTGCAGTGATGTTGGTCGGCGAAGAGCGGATCGCCGACTACGTGTACAGTATCGACGCCTTCGAGAACCGTTCGTTCAACGCCGATGTCCTTCAATGCCTGAGCGCGAGCGCTGACGACCTACTCCGGTTTTCGAAGCTGCTGGGGTCGATCGACAGGCGGCTCCCCTTCGCAAATTTGAGCGGCCTGGACGAAAAGTATCCGGCCGAGCACCTGTACCGATACAGCAAGGGGCAGATCGGGCGCGTGATGAACATCATCCGACCCGCCGCTTACCTGGCCCTCAACGACGGCTCGTCGCAGAATCCTTGTCGAGCATCTTCAGAAGGTAGTCGCCAAGCGCGTGAAGCGAGGGGACGACTTCTCCTACTTTGGGTACCTTCGCCATGCAGCATGATCGTTTCCGTGCTGATCGAATCTTTTCGCGGTGGCGGGTGCGGCCCGGATTCGGCGAGGAAATCTGCTCGTACTTCGCTCGGCTCGTCGCCGACAACGCCGAATGTACAGCCGCCATTTACGCCGTTAATTGCGGTTTCAACCGCAGCGATCGCCAGAAAATGTTGGAAGCCGTTCTGCAGCTTCCTCTCACAGACCAGGAGAAGGAGAACCTCGTAA
- a CDS encoding helix-turn-helix domain-containing protein: MPWKETSVMEERLRFVARLLEGEGMSDVCREFGISRKTGYKIFNRYKDDGLEALTDRSRRPVRYANQLPEPVEAMIISCKKNKPHWGARKIRELLVKRLAGDVRIPAKSTVHAVLDRHGLVAHARRRHRFRAEGTALSQALLPNDLWCADFKGEFKLGDGRYCYPLTVTDQMSRFLLACEAFESTKEVGVFEAFRRLFAERGLPDAIRSDNGLPFASPNGLYNLSKLSVWWLRLGIGLERIRPGHPQENGRHERMHLTLKKEATRPPGKNILQQQARFDAFVSEFNTERPHEALAMKVPVDLYTPSARRYNGLPEIDYPFHDRDALVTNCGRICMHRKKINISTVLAGQKLGIKEVDDGIWLVSFMHYDLGYIDLEQRTLQTIDNPFGTRLSPMS, from the coding sequence ATGCCGTGGAAAGAGACTTCGGTGATGGAGGAACGTCTACGTTTTGTCGCCCGGCTGCTTGAGGGCGAAGGCATGAGCGATGTGTGCCGGGAGTTCGGCATCTCGCGCAAGACCGGTTACAAGATCTTCAACCGCTACAAGGATGATGGCCTGGAGGCGCTGACGGATCGGTCTCGCCGGCCGGTGCGTTACGCCAATCAACTGCCTGAGCCGGTCGAGGCGATGATCATCTCGTGCAAGAAGAACAAGCCGCATTGGGGTGCCAGGAAGATCAGAGAACTGCTGGTCAAGCGCCTGGCCGGCGATGTGCGCATTCCCGCCAAGAGCACGGTGCACGCGGTGCTCGACCGGCACGGGCTGGTCGCTCATGCCCGCAGGCGACACCGCTTTCGGGCTGAGGGAACGGCCCTATCGCAAGCATTGCTGCCGAACGATCTGTGGTGTGCCGACTTCAAGGGCGAGTTCAAGCTCGGTGACGGCCGATACTGTTACCCGCTGACGGTCACCGACCAGATGTCACGCTTCCTGCTCGCCTGCGAGGCCTTCGAATCGACAAAGGAGGTGGGTGTGTTCGAGGCGTTCCGCCGATTGTTTGCCGAACGCGGTCTGCCGGATGCCATCCGCAGCGACAACGGCCTGCCATTCGCCAGTCCCAACGGCCTCTACAATCTGTCGAAGCTGTCGGTCTGGTGGCTGCGGCTCGGCATCGGCCTCGAGCGCATCAGGCCGGGCCATCCGCAAGAGAATGGCCGGCATGAGCGCATGCACCTGACGCTGAAGAAAGAGGCGACGCGTCCACCCGGCAAAAATATCCTACAGCAGCAGGCCCGCTTCGATGCATTCGTCAGCGAATTCAATACCGAACGGCCGCATGAAGCCCTGGCGATGAAGGTGCCGGTCGATCTCTACACGCCATCGGCGCGCCGATATAACGGGCTACCGGAGATCGATTATCCGTTCCACGACCGTGACGCACTGGTGACCAATTGCGGCCGCATCTGCATGCACCGCAAGAAGATCAATATCTCCACCGTGCTGGCCGGACAGAAACTCGGCATCAAGGAAGTCGACGACGGTATTTGGCTCGTCAGCTTCATGCACTATGATCTCGGATATATCGACCTGGAGCAGAGGACCTTACAAACCATCGACAACCCGTTCGGCACGAGGTTGTCACCCATGTCTTAG
- a CDS encoding competence protein CoiA — protein sequence MPLRCISSEGDELSFEHDATSWAALRDRNSRDRHLKFACCDAGVVLKTSTLGTRYFAHKARGGCETAPETQEHLRAKTIICQALKEAGWIATPEHRMMEAEGACIADVLGKRTAGSAKGVAFEVQWSPQLAETTKARTDRYAAHDLRSLWLMKRPAPLNSREIPVARLVATDDGFDVFLPNENLVRGAEYMNMRELADLEGSWRRCGTLAEFVRGVVEGRFRFGLAPEFDVRVRVSGVSNWCYACGTETRPATSIVIDLGEVNADYPGILVEVHELGEIEGSLSERILESINRALPKAGGYRLGKRKPKESNVTYLANVCTGCGAFLSRSYIPYRSQDDVTLIEFDLKTTPEELAPFYKVIDRWCFIDPGNRPGRAMVGVHGFAVPADPYPRFRTASGSDGGPLAKIRHHDLSN from the coding sequence ATGCCGCTCCGATGCATCTCAAGTGAAGGCGACGAACTTTCGTTCGAACACGATGCCACATCATGGGCAGCTCTCCGCGACCGGAATTCTCGGGATAGGCACCTGAAGTTCGCCTGCTGCGACGCTGGGGTTGTCCTCAAGACGTCGACGCTGGGGACGAGATACTTCGCGCACAAGGCCCGCGGCGGCTGTGAAACTGCGCCGGAAACACAGGAGCACCTCCGCGCGAAGACGATCATCTGCCAGGCGCTGAAGGAGGCCGGGTGGATAGCAACTCCCGAGCACAGGATGATGGAGGCTGAGGGCGCCTGCATTGCCGACGTCCTTGGGAAGCGGACGGCCGGATCGGCGAAGGGTGTCGCGTTCGAAGTCCAGTGGTCGCCCCAGCTTGCGGAAACCACCAAGGCTCGCACCGACCGCTACGCTGCGCACGACTTGAGGTCTCTATGGCTCATGAAGCGACCGGCACCCCTCAATTCGCGAGAAATCCCGGTAGCCCGTCTGGTTGCGACAGACGATGGCTTCGACGTTTTCCTCCCAAACGAGAACCTTGTCCGTGGTGCCGAGTACATGAACATGCGGGAGCTTGCCGATCTCGAAGGCTCATGGCGCCGATGCGGAACGCTTGCTGAGTTCGTGCGCGGCGTCGTCGAGGGGCGCTTCCGGTTCGGCCTTGCGCCGGAGTTCGACGTCCGCGTTAGGGTCTCCGGCGTCTCTAACTGGTGCTACGCCTGCGGAACGGAGACGCGGCCTGCGACCTCGATCGTCATCGACCTTGGCGAAGTCAACGCCGACTACCCCGGTATCCTCGTGGAGGTCCATGAGCTTGGTGAAATCGAGGGCAGTCTGTCCGAACGTATCCTGGAAAGCATCAACAGGGCGCTTCCGAAGGCTGGCGGCTACCGTCTGGGCAAGCGCAAGCCGAAGGAATCTAACGTCACCTATCTCGCCAACGTCTGCACAGGATGCGGCGCCTTCCTATCGCGGTCCTACATCCCATATCGATCACAGGACGACGTTACGCTGATCGAGTTCGACCTGAAGACCACGCCGGAGGAGCTGGCGCCGTTCTACAAGGTTATTGATCGGTGGTGCTTCATCGATCCCGGAAATCGGCCGGGCAGGGCGATGGTCGGAGTGCATGGCTTTGCAGTCCCAGCTGATCCCTATCCGCGGTTTCGAACCGCGTCTGGCTCTGACGGTGGCCCTCTCGCCAAAATACGGCACCACGACCTTTCAAATTGA